In Dyadobacter sp. NIV53, a single window of DNA contains:
- a CDS encoding SDR family NAD(P)-dependent oxidoreductase has product MKKVLITGANKGVGFETARQLLRQGYHVYLGSRNLDNGLEAVEKLKTEGLDNAEAIQLDVTDAASVLSARNLIGEKTQVLDALINNARNQWRDAAIGAGSEY; this is encoded by the coding sequence ATGAAAAAAGTATTGATTACCGGAGCTAACAAAGGCGTTGGCTTTGAAACAGCTCGCCAGCTCCTCAGACAAGGATACCATGTTTATCTGGGAAGCCGCAATTTAGACAATGGCTTGGAAGCAGTCGAAAAGTTGAAAACAGAAGGCCTGGATAATGCCGAAGCAATCCAGTTGGATGTAACAGATGCGGCCTCAGTGCTGTCCGCGCGTAACTTAATTGGAGAGAAAACTCAGGTGCTGGATGCGCTGATCAACAACGCAAGGAATCAATGGCGGGATGCCGCAATCGGCGCTGGAAGCGAATATTGA
- a CDS encoding NAD(P)H-binding protein, whose protein sequence is MKIVITGSLGNIGKPLAEELIRKKHDLTIVSSKAARREAIEALGAKAAIGTIQDPDFLTATFKEADIVYLMEAWEGIGNIFDKNADFVAAFKTVGNNYKQAVENSGVKKIVHLSSIGAHTNEGIGSLYLHNTVENILNQLPESVAIKFMRPVGFYTNLYRYIASIKSQSAIIQSYGGDQKEFWVSPLDIAAVIAREMEEPFKERSVHYLASDEASPNEIAKALGEAIGMPDLKWQVIPPEQMLQQMLDAGMNEWIAKGIVEMQAAQQRGSLYEDYYRNKPALGKVKLADFAKEFALTYHK, encoded by the coding sequence ATGAAAATTGTAATAACTGGTTCGCTAGGCAATATTGGTAAACCCTTAGCAGAAGAATTAATCCGGAAAAAACATGACCTGACCATCGTAAGCAGTAAAGCGGCGCGGCGCGAGGCTATTGAGGCATTGGGGGCAAAGGCAGCTATTGGTACCATACAAGACCCCGATTTTCTAACAGCCACTTTTAAAGAAGCTGACATTGTGTATCTGATGGAAGCATGGGAAGGTATCGGCAACATCTTTGATAAAAATGCAGATTTTGTTGCAGCTTTTAAGACGGTTGGAAACAACTATAAGCAAGCCGTCGAAAATTCTGGCGTAAAAAAAATAGTACATTTAAGTAGCATTGGGGCTCATACCAACGAAGGGATCGGAAGTTTGTATCTGCACAATACGGTCGAGAACATCCTGAATCAGCTTCCGGAATCCGTTGCCATCAAATTCATGAGACCAGTCGGCTTTTATACGAATTTATACAGGTATATCGCTTCAATCAAATCGCAATCTGCAATTATACAATCCTATGGAGGCGACCAGAAAGAGTTTTGGGTATCTCCCTTGGACATTGCTGCAGTCATTGCGCGAGAAATGGAAGAACCTTTCAAGGAAAGGTCAGTTCATTATCTGGCAAGTGACGAAGCATCTCCCAATGAAATCGCAAAAGCGTTAGGTGAAGCCATCGGTATGCCCGATTTAAAATGGCAGGTTATCCCGCCTGAACAGATGCTGCAACAAATGCTGGATGCAGGTATGAATGAATGGATCGCTAAGGGCATAGTTGAAATGCAAGCAGCACAGCAAAGAGGAAGTTTGTACGAAGACTATTATCGAAACAAACCGGCTCTGGGAAAAGTAAAGCTGGCTGATTTTGCAAAAGAGTTTGCATTGACCTATCACAAGTAA
- a CDS encoding SDR family NAD(P)-dependent oxidoreductase, translated as MPQSALEANIDQYKKVFDTNLYGVVRVTQAFIDLLCKSPEPRIVNVSSSGCSLTLHSDPTWKYYGHKAAVYPSSKAAMNMYTIDLAYELRETPFKVNAVCPGFVATDFNGHRGTGTVQEGGSRIAKYAMIGSDGPTGQFFSEEYNPQTGVTPW; from the coding sequence ATGCCGCAATCGGCGCTGGAAGCGAATATTGATCAATACAAAAAAGTATTTGATACCAACTTGTACGGAGTAGTCCGGGTAACACAGGCCTTTATTGACCTGTTGTGCAAGTCGCCAGAGCCGCGCATTGTGAATGTATCATCGAGTGGGTGCTCTTTGACGCTGCACAGCGATCCAACCTGGAAATATTACGGTCACAAAGCCGCAGTATATCCGTCCTCCAAAGCTGCTATGAATATGTACACCATTGATCTGGCTTACGAGCTGCGGGAGACACCATTCAAGGTTAATGCAGTTTGCCCTGGCTTTGTGGCTACTGACTTTAACGGCCACCGGGGCACTGGAACAGTTCAGGAAGGAGGATCGCGTATTGCCAAGTACGCAATGATTGGCAGCGATGGCCCGACCGGGCAATTTTTTAGCGAAGAATATAATCCCCAGACAGGTGTAACGCCCTGGTAA
- a CDS encoding serine hydrolase has translation MHNYFKTFRLSWIAATSILRSPLSWTLFLINIFVCFAGWSQKTNPITQKIDSITNVYRPDGPGGQLSVSKNGELIYSKAWGLAELEHRVPLTTQTLIEAGSVSKQFTAAAILLLEKQGKLSLNDHVSKYFPALGKYGHPILIRHLIHHTSGMREWGDVAELGGRPKTLRILSNQEVAAIICSQKELNSIPGERFQYSNSNYILLALIVEKVSGLSLAAFTDKFIFKPAEMKHSEWRTNYQKLVFARSQAYDTKDGNFQLAMPENNIHGSGGLLTTAEELVKWSNFYLNARLGGDTFFTKQTSVDTLNNGDLNQYAAGMFVAGDSTKRIFQHGGATAGYRAKLVSLPDAGISVAWLSNTSMLDTTGKDLAMDVATFLASPSYFELAAKTKRITYSDSNIKELEAYTGLYKSSHSTREVQIELRPNGLEMSGNALTRINKTQFDFYGILFSFEHNGQLIIIPPSSEPMYYHLTDSAGSNIPHEVYLGHYYSDEAKAPIIIKSVNEKLIAQFASGDECDLINHFKDGFISSCDPKADIFFKRDKYGRVTSLDVSTQRALHIEFVKQTGSYRHRSGKTSETKYH, from the coding sequence ATGCACAACTACTTTAAAACTTTCCGGCTCAGTTGGATTGCGGCGACTTCAATTTTAAGGAGTCCATTATCGTGGACTTTATTTTTGATCAATATTTTTGTCTGTTTTGCGGGTTGGTCGCAAAAAACCAACCCTATCACCCAAAAAATTGATAGCATCACAAATGTTTACCGTCCAGATGGACCAGGTGGTCAATTATCGGTTAGTAAAAACGGCGAATTAATTTACTCCAAAGCATGGGGGCTTGCCGAACTCGAACATCGTGTCCCGCTAACAACCCAAACATTGATCGAAGCCGGATCTGTTTCCAAGCAATTTACAGCCGCCGCCATTCTGCTCCTTGAGAAACAAGGTAAATTGTCCTTAAATGATCACGTATCGAAGTATTTCCCTGCACTTGGCAAGTACGGACATCCTATTCTTATCAGACATCTTATTCATCACACAAGTGGCATGCGCGAATGGGGTGATGTTGCCGAGCTAGGTGGGCGGCCAAAGACACTTAGGATCTTGAGTAATCAAGAGGTTGCGGCCATTATTTGCAGTCAGAAAGAGCTGAACAGTATTCCCGGTGAGCGCTTTCAATACAGCAATTCCAATTACATTCTGTTGGCATTGATCGTTGAGAAGGTTAGCGGGTTGTCTCTCGCTGCGTTTACCGATAAATTTATTTTCAAGCCCGCTGAAATGAAGCATTCGGAATGGAGAACTAACTATCAAAAGCTAGTTTTTGCTAGGAGCCAGGCATACGATACGAAAGACGGCAATTTCCAGTTAGCCATGCCAGAAAACAACATCCACGGGTCAGGAGGACTCCTTACAACTGCCGAAGAACTTGTGAAATGGAGCAACTTTTATTTGAACGCAAGACTGGGAGGAGATACTTTTTTTACCAAGCAAACAAGTGTGGATACACTGAACAATGGGGATTTAAACCAGTATGCAGCCGGGATGTTTGTTGCCGGAGATAGTACAAAACGCATATTTCAGCATGGTGGAGCGACAGCCGGGTATCGCGCCAAGCTTGTCTCTTTACCAGATGCTGGAATATCAGTTGCCTGGCTGAGCAATACATCCATGTTGGACACAACAGGAAAAGACTTAGCGATGGATGTTGCCACTTTTCTTGCGAGCCCCTCCTATTTTGAGTTAGCTGCCAAAACAAAGAGAATCACATATTCAGATTCAAACATCAAAGAACTCGAGGCGTACACTGGACTTTATAAAAGCAGTCATAGTACGCGTGAGGTTCAAATTGAGCTGCGACCAAACGGCCTTGAAATGTCTGGCAATGCTCTGACAAGAATTAACAAGACACAATTTGATTTTTACGGCATCCTATTCTCATTCGAGCATAATGGCCAACTTATCATCATTCCGCCTTCCTCAGAGCCGATGTATTACCACCTGACCGACTCAGCTGGGTCTAACATCCCTCACGAAGTTTATTTAGGACACTATTACTCTGATGAAGCCAAAGCTCCAATCATAATCAAAAGCGTGAATGAAAAACTCATTGCTCAATTTGCATCAGGCGATGAGTGCGACCTAATTAATCACTTCAAAGATGGATTTATTTCGTCTTGTGATCCAAAGGCAGATATCTTCTTTAAACGCGACAAATATGGCAGAGTAACGAGCCTGGATGTAAGTACCCAGCGTGCACTACATATAGAATTTGTCAAGCAGACAGGCTCATATCGGCATCGTAGTGGAAAAACGTCAGAGACAAAATATCATTAA
- a CDS encoding AraC family transcriptional regulator: MKTEAPALYKFESLTDFHRVFGLPKPVHPMVSFVNIKDMTINPGVLPPSMVMPFYKIAFKMSLCGKAKYGQNYYDFGEGGLVFTAPGQIFESPNGNASSGYILLVHPDFFLSYPLASTIKQYGFFNYAANEALHLSDKERAAIFAVFNIIQEELDSRIDHFSQDVLISQIELLLNYSNRFYGRQFITRKAANNNLLQKIEDILDEYFNNGTASESGVPTVQMLGDRLSMSASYLSDMLRSLTGENAQHHIQEKLMDRAKERLSTSNLSVSEIAYELGFEYPQSFSRLFKTKTSLSPLAFRQSFN, from the coding sequence ATGAAAACAGAAGCCCCTGCTTTGTACAAATTTGAATCATTAACCGACTTTCATCGGGTGTTTGGACTTCCTAAGCCTGTTCATCCGATGGTAAGTTTTGTCAACATTAAGGACATGACCATCAATCCGGGCGTATTGCCACCATCAATGGTCATGCCTTTTTACAAAATTGCCTTTAAGATGAGCCTGTGCGGGAAAGCCAAATACGGTCAAAATTATTATGACTTCGGTGAAGGTGGCCTGGTGTTTACTGCGCCCGGTCAAATTTTTGAAAGTCCCAATGGTAATGCAAGCTCCGGCTACATTCTTCTTGTTCACCCTGACTTTTTCCTTTCTTACCCTTTGGCCAGTACAATTAAGCAATATGGCTTTTTCAACTACGCTGCCAATGAAGCTTTGCATCTCTCAGACAAAGAACGCGCTGCAATTTTTGCTGTTTTCAATATCATCCAGGAAGAGCTTGATAGCAGGATTGATCATTTCAGTCAAGATGTATTGATTTCCCAGATTGAGCTGCTGCTTAATTATAGCAACCGGTTTTATGGGCGCCAGTTTATTACCAGAAAAGCAGCGAACAATAACCTGCTGCAAAAAATAGAGGATATTTTAGACGAATATTTTAATAATGGAACAGCCTCTGAAAGCGGCGTTCCGACAGTTCAAATGCTGGGCGATAGACTTAGCATGTCGGCAAGCTATCTCAGCGATATGCTGCGCTCTTTGACAGGAGAAAATGCCCAGCACCATATTCAGGAAAAACTTATGGACAGAGCGAAGGAAAGACTTTCAACTTCCAACTTGTCCGTCTCTGAAATCGCATATGAACTAGGATTTGAATACCCTCAATCTTTCAGCCGCCTGTTCAAAACAAAAACAAGCCTTTCTCCACTTGCTTTCAGGCAATCATTTAATTGA
- a CDS encoding SRPBCC domain-containing protein: MNNPLVKDFTYNVAIIKVWEALTSTDKMKEWYFPQLRGFEPVIGFKFEFDDDNAGYQKEWIVTKVVEGQTLAHSWAYKGYPGSSEVLFDLFSDNSTTTLRITQTDLESFPNHPHFQRERFESGWDNLLGQNLKQLLEKNWIWQAKHL, translated from the coding sequence ATGAACAACCCACTAGTTAAAGATTTTACATATAACGTAGCGATTATTAAAGTTTGGGAGGCTTTAACAAGTACGGATAAAATGAAGGAATGGTATTTTCCACAACTTCGAGGGTTTGAACCTGTAATTGGATTTAAATTTGAATTTGATGATGACAATGCTGGATACCAAAAAGAATGGATTGTAACCAAAGTGGTAGAAGGTCAAACGTTGGCCCACAGCTGGGCTTATAAAGGCTATCCAGGAAGCTCAGAAGTTCTTTTTGATTTGTTTTCGGATAATAGCACAACTACGTTAAGGATCACACAAACAGATTTGGAAAGCTTCCCAAATCATCCACACTTCCAAAGAGAGCGGTTTGAATCGGGATGGGATAATCTTCTTGGCCAGAACCTGAAACAGCTTCTTGAAAAAAATTGGATATGGCAGGCAAAACACTTGTAA
- a CDS encoding AraC family transcriptional regulator has protein sequence MKREHLKPRVYHSIGEMQRAFGLPQPLHPLISLLDFNKVQITAEMLADTFAMDFYNITYNESPGCRMRYGQTTYDFQVGGMFFSSPGQPLTGLEVAETTLGFTLLVHPDFLRNYPLDAKMKHYGFFSYSVTESLHLSDKEKLIIEGIARNIGDELETAIDELSQDVLISQLELMLNYSQRFYKRQFITRNPIHNALLDKLDMLLENYFNDETALLKGLPSVQYLSGELHVSPRYLGDMLRALTGQNTQQHIHNKVIEKAKEVLTFSDLTIGEIAYQLGFEHSQSFSKLFKSKTNFSPLEFRASFN, from the coding sequence ATGAAAAGGGAACATCTTAAACCGCGCGTGTACCACTCCATTGGAGAAATGCAGCGTGCATTCGGCCTGCCACAACCATTGCATCCGCTGATCAGCTTGTTGGATTTCAACAAGGTGCAGATCACGGCCGAAATGCTGGCCGATACTTTTGCCATGGACTTTTATAATATTACCTACAACGAATCGCCGGGCTGCCGGATGCGATATGGGCAAACCACCTATGATTTTCAGGTAGGCGGAATGTTTTTTTCTTCGCCGGGCCAGCCGCTAACGGGCCTTGAAGTGGCCGAAACGACCCTCGGATTTACCTTGCTGGTCCATCCGGATTTTCTGCGAAACTATCCACTGGACGCCAAAATGAAGCATTATGGCTTTTTCTCCTACTCGGTGACCGAATCGCTGCATTTGTCGGACAAAGAAAAGTTGATCATTGAGGGCATTGCCCGTAACATCGGTGACGAACTCGAAACGGCTATCGACGAGTTGAGCCAAGATGTGTTGATTTCGCAGCTGGAACTGATGCTGAATTACAGTCAACGGTTTTACAAACGCCAATTCATTACCCGCAACCCGATCCACAATGCATTGCTGGACAAGCTGGACATGTTGCTGGAAAATTATTTCAATGATGAGACTGCTTTGCTGAAAGGGCTCCCAAGCGTTCAGTATCTTTCTGGTGAGCTGCACGTTTCGCCACGGTACCTGGGCGACATGCTCCGCGCACTAACCGGCCAGAATACGCAGCAGCACATTCATAACAAAGTTATCGAAAAGGCTAAGGAAGTGTTGACATTTAGTGATCTGACAATAGGGGAAATAGCATACCAGCTAGGTTTTGAGCATTCGCAGTCTTTTAGTAAGTTATTCAAATCAAAGACAAACTTTTCCCCCCTGGAATTCAGAGCGAGCTTTAATTAA